The stretch of DNA TTGGGAGAGGGTGGACATTGTGTGTCCACAAGTTACAAGTTACAAGTTACAAGATACAAACAAGTTACAAGATACAAGTTCCAAGTACCGAAAAGTTTTTGACAATGTTTATGTTCATCCGTCATCTCAAGCGATAATCTTTCAGCCATGGTTTATTTTGAGGAAGGGGCAGGAATTGCACAAAGAGCATCAATATGACTTGATGACGGTGCATGAGTATCCCCCATTTTATAATGGGATTGGAGCGCGGTGGTTATATAATAAGATTAAGGTGCCGTATGTGATTGAGTTTCATCATATTGTTGGCTATCCCAAGGCGGCTGATCTCAAGGAGGCGTTTTATAGGTTTTTATATAAAATTTTTGTGAAATATGTTTGCGCAAAAGCTAAAGTTGTGCGAGTTGTGAATCAGAAGCAGACAAGTGGATTTTTGAAAAAATTGGGAATTTCGGAAGATAAGATTAAAAACATTGGATCGCAGTATATTGATTTGGAGGTTTTCAAACCAGTGGATGTTGAGAAAAAGTATGATTTAGTCTTTGCTGGACGATTAGCGAAGAATAAGAATGTAAAGATGTTAATTGAGGCATTGAAGATTTTAAAAGATAGGGGCAAGGATTTGAAGTGCACGATTATTGGTGATGGACCCGAAAAAGAAAATTATCAATTATCAATTATCAATTATCAATTACAAGATAGTATTAAGCTGACTGGTTGGTTACCGACAGCCGAGGATGTTGCAAAAACGTACAATCAATCTAGACTTTTTGTGATGCCGAGTTTGAACGAGGGTGGACCGAGGGTGTGTTTAGAAGCTATGGCTTGCGGGGTGCCGGTGGTGACGACAAGAGTGGGGGTGATGATTGACGTGATTAAGGATGGGGTGAATGGCATGTTTTGTGGGTGGGATGCGGAAGATTTGGCTGATAAGATTATGAAAATACGAGAATATGAAAATATGAAAATAGGTGAGGCGGCGAGGAAGACGGTGATGCGGTTTGAGAGGAAGGAGATGATACGTAACTTGGCGGGAGAGTATCAAGAGATAATTAATAAAGTTGATGAATAGTTTAATAGAGTTAAAAAATTATGGAACCATTCGTGCGAATGGTTCACTAGTGTGAAACCATGAATATTTTAATAATATGTCAAAAATTAGCTGAAGATGATGACTTGCTGGGGGCGTTTGTGCCTTGGGTAAGGGCGATCGCGAAGCGTGTTGATAGCGTGAAAGTTTTATGTTTAGCTAAAGGCGAGTATCATCTACCAGAAAACTGTGAAGTATATTCTTTAGGAAAAGAGCCGGGTGTGAGTCGTTTTGGTCGCTGGCTGAATTTTATTAGATTAATGTTTAAATTGATGCCCAAGTGTGATGTAGCCTTTTCTCACATGAGCCCGATCTTTAGTATTGCTTCTTGGCCATTTGTGAAGTTATATCGCAAGAAAGCGACTTTATGGTACGCGCATGGGCATGCGGGTTGGAAAATAAAGTTAGCGGAGAAGTGTGTTGATGTTATTTTTACTTCTACGAAGGAAGGATGTCGGGTTGGGTCAGATAAGATCAAAGTGGTTGGACAAGGTATAGATATGAATAGGTTTAGACCTGTTGAAGACGGTAACAAGAAACAAGATCTTCGGCAAGCTCAGATTCTATTAAAAACAAGAAACAAGGACACAAAAAAATTTCAAACTTCAAACTTCAAGTTTCAAATGGTGTCTATTGGCAGAATAGCGCCTTCAAAAGATTATGAGACCATGATTAAGGCGGCGGAGGTTTTAGTCAAGCAAGGTGTGAGCGATTTTGAAATTAAAGTTTTTGGCAGGGCGAATTTGGCAGAACATGAGAAGTATTTTGATAAAATTAAAAAAATGGTAAAAAGCAAAGGGCTTGATGAGCAGATTAAATTTATTGGTGCGGTGCCGAATAAAGATGTGGTGAAATATT from Patescibacteria group bacterium encodes:
- a CDS encoding glycosyltransferase, which encodes MNILIICQKLAEDDDLLGAFVPWVRAIAKRVDSVKVLCLAKGEYHLPENCEVYSLGKEPGVSRFGRWLNFIRLMFKLMPKCDVAFSHMSPIFSIASWPFVKLYRKKATLWYAHGHAGWKIKLAEKCVDVIFTSTKEGCRVGSDKIKVVGQGIDMNRFRPVEDGNKKQDLRQAQILLKTRNKDTKKFQTSNFKFQMVSIGRIAPSKDYETMIKAAEVLVKQGVSDFEIKVFGRANLAEHEKYFDKIKKMVKSKGLDEQIKFIGAVPNKDVVKYYQEADLYLNMSHTGSLDRAIVEAMACGTMVLTCNEAASGVLENIGLGEQLMYPKEDYVGLANKVLEIKKLYDTRMATNGRQIATNYKSDDQNIEKIRDMGQKLRQEVVGNHSVEALGGKIVKEFDNLVKIR
- a CDS encoding glycosyltransferase, whose amino-acid sequence is MKLLMISGDRSLAAGKRGAFYYMLEEFRKYWERVDIVCPQVTSYKLQDTNKLQDTSSKYRKVFDNVYVHPSSQAIIFQPWFILRKGQELHKEHQYDLMTVHEYPPFYNGIGARWLYNKIKVPYVIEFHHIVGYPKAADLKEAFYRFLYKIFVKYVCAKAKVVRVVNQKQTSGFLKKLGISEDKIKNIGSQYIDLEVFKPVDVEKKYDLVFAGRLAKNKNVKMLIEALKILKDRGKDLKCTIIGDGPEKENYQLSIINYQLQDSIKLTGWLPTAEDVAKTYNQSRLFVMPSLNEGGPRVCLEAMACGVPVVTTRVGVMIDVIKDGVNGMFCGWDAEDLADKIMKIREYENMKIGEAARKTVMRFERKEMIRNLAGEYQEIINKVDE